The Pan troglodytes isolate AG18354 chromosome 1, NHGRI_mPanTro3-v2.0_pri, whole genome shotgun sequence genome includes a region encoding these proteins:
- the GSTM1 gene encoding glutathione S-transferase Mu 1, with translation MPMTLGYWDIRGLAHAIRLLLEYTDSSYEEKKYSMGDAPDYDRSQWLNEKFKLGLDFPNLPYLIDGAHKITQSNAILCYIARKHNLCGETEEEKIRVDILENQTMDNHMQLGMICYNPEFEKLKPKYLEELPEKLKLYSEFLGKRPWFAGNKITFVDFLVYDVLDLHRIFEPKCLDAFPNLKDFISRFEGLEKISAYMKSSRFLPRPVFTKMAVWGNK, from the exons ATGCCCATGACACTGGGGTACTGGGACATCCGCGGG CTGGCCCACGCCATCCGCCTGCTCCTGGAATACACAGACTCAAGCTATGAGGAAAAGAAGTACTCGATGGGGGACG CTCCTGACTATGACAGAAGCCAGTGGCTGAATGAAAAATTCAAGCTGGGCCTGGACTTTCCCAAT CTGCCCTACTTGATTGATGGGGCTCACAAGATCACCCAGAGCAACGCCATCTTGTGCTACATTGCCCGCAAGCACAATCTGT GTggggagacagaagaggagaagattCGTGTGGACATTTTGGAGAACCAGACCATGGACAACCACATGCAGCTGGGCATGATCTGCTACAATCCAGAATTT GAGAAACTGAAGCCAAAGTACTTGGAGGAACTCCCTGAAAAGCTAAAGCTCTACTCAGAGTTTCTGGGGAAGCGGCCATGGTTTGCAGGAAACAAG ATCACTTTTGTAGATTTTCTCGTCTATGATGTCCTTGACCTCCACCGTATATTTGAGCCCAAGTGCTTGGACGCCTTCCCAAATCTGAAGGACTTCATCTCCCGCTTTGAG GGCTTGGAGAAGATCTCTGCCTACATGAAGTCCAGCCGCTTCCTCCCAAGACCTGTGTTCACAAAGATGGCTGTCTGGGGCAACAAGTAG
- the GSTM1 gene encoding glutathione S-transferase Mu 1 isoform X1, with translation MGDAPDYDRSQWLNEKFKLGLDFPNLPYLIDGAHKITQSNAILCYIARKHNLCGETEEEKIRVDILENQTMDNHMQLGMICYNPEFEKLKPKYLEELPEKLKLYSEFLGKRPWFAGNKITFVDFLVYDVLDLHRIFEPKCLDAFPNLKDFISRFEGLEKISAYMKSSRFLPRPVFTKMAVWGNK, from the exons ATGGGGGACG CTCCTGACTATGACAGAAGCCAGTGGCTGAATGAAAAATTCAAGCTGGGCCTGGACTTTCCCAAT CTGCCCTACTTGATTGATGGGGCTCACAAGATCACCCAGAGCAACGCCATCTTGTGCTACATTGCCCGCAAGCACAATCTGT GTggggagacagaagaggagaagattCGTGTGGACATTTTGGAGAACCAGACCATGGACAACCACATGCAGCTGGGCATGATCTGCTACAATCCAGAATTT GAGAAACTGAAGCCAAAGTACTTGGAGGAACTCCCTGAAAAGCTAAAGCTCTACTCAGAGTTTCTGGGGAAGCGGCCATGGTTTGCAGGAAACAAG ATCACTTTTGTAGATTTTCTCGTCTATGATGTCCTTGACCTCCACCGTATATTTGAGCCCAAGTGCTTGGACGCCTTCCCAAATCTGAAGGACTTCATCTCCCGCTTTGAG GGCTTGGAGAAGATCTCTGCCTACATGAAGTCCAGCCGCTTCCTCCCAAGACCTGTGTTCACAAAGATGGCTGTCTGGGGCAACAAGTAG